From the genome of Paraburkholderia sp. BL10I2N1:
GCCAACGTCCAAAGGGTTCCTTTGCATGACGCAACTGACTGACGCGGGCGCCAGGCCCGCTTCGGCGGCTATCGCCTGGCGCCCGCCGACGCCTGCTCGGCAGTGCGCCGGGCAGTCTTCGATGCAGCGGTCGCGACGGCGTCAAAGGTGCTTTCGGCGACTTGCACCGCTTGCCGACTGGTTTTCTGCAGGGTTTCGACCAGCGCATGGGCGGCGCCAATCGCCGACTTCCATCCAGCGATGGCGGCTTCGGAACCGGCCGGTGCGCTTCTCGCAACCCCCTCGACTAGCGTTTGCACCCGGCGGTTGTACGCTTCGTATTGCGTCTGCACGACCTGCGCGAATTCGCCCTGGGTGGCCGACACTATCTCGAACAGCTGACGGCTGTACGACTGCACCTTTTCTGCCGTCGGCGCAACGGGTGCAGCTTGCAGCCCGAGCCACTCTTGCGGATCCTTCACGGAGAACGCTTTCAGCGCGTTCTGCTGAGTTTCCGCCAGCGTCGACTGGATCGTTTTCAGATTCAGTTCGGCCAGCCTTTCTATCCCCACGACTGCATTGGTGGCCAGCCCGTAAGCGGTATCAAGGCTGGGCTTCTGGGATGCTGCAATCTGCTCTGGGGTCGATAGATTCATCGCGAAACTCCTGGGGGGGCGCTGCGGTCGTGTGGATGGACTGGCGGGAAGCACGAGTGCAATGCGGACTGTGCATTGCACTCGCCAGGATGATTAATAGTATTACTAATTGTGTTCCTGACTCAGTTATTCCGACGATAAGGAACCGCATTGCTTGCCCGGCGGACGCGAGTGCTGCGTTTTATGGCGCGGACAATGATCCGCTGACGAAAGTCATCAGCCGAACCGCGTGACAGCCTTGAGTATGGAAACGCCGTCGCTGGTTATCTGGGGACGTTGCTGGCCGGATGGGAGTGTTTCCAATGCGACGAGTTGGTGTTCGAGCAAGATATCCAGATCTGAACGATCCAGCCCGAGTTGATCGGGAGCGTCCTTGACCAGCATCAAGGTTGCGAACTCATGAGGGCTCAGCATTTTTGTCTCCTGTTGATAGGTATCAATTTGCTGGAAAGCTCAACCGTTCTCGCGTGACGACCGTGACCGCGTCTCGCGAAATGTGACTTTGCGCAAGACTCACGCTAACCGGATGCCGACTGCGCGCCCGGGAGGTCATCTTAATGTGTCCCCATCCACACGATCAATATGTGGGATTTAACTTTTTTCTTACAATTGCATTCGAAGGGTGGGCCGCCACCTGCACGCATGTAGGCTTGCGCCCCGTCATTAAAGGCGCTTGAAGATTTTCAGACGTACGGTTCGCCAGCTTGTCGCACGGTCGTTCACGAGGGTAAACGACAACTCAGCTTGGCTGACAATAGTAGGTGCCCGGAATCTGAAGTACAACATCTTTCCCGCATAAACTGTACGTCCCGTCGAGGCGCTTCCGCATTTCGTGGGGCAAGTTGCTACATCGCCTCAGGCGTCACCAGTCGCCGGTTCTGGAGCATCCAGGCTAACGTCGTGATTGCGACCGGAGGCATGGGCGGATAGGCTCGATCGAAAACCCCGGCGTCGACTACCGGCGTCTCATGTTGTGCCGAAAGCCGCCATCCATTGGCTCAAGCTTAATGGCGCTTGTGGGTCGTTCACTGCCGTTGCGTGACGGGCAAAGCTGCCGTTCGCCCGAACTGCTCGTATGTTGTCAGCTGAACGGCCTATACCAGCCGTTCAATTGTTGATGGGCCAACGGCTGCAATGGCCGATGACTTGTCCTCGCGTGGCGGTACGGAATGACCGTTCCACTCAGATAGCTTGCCTTGCCACTCCGACTGCGCGACCGGCAGTGGATGAACGAATAACCAGAGGCGGCCCCGTTTCTCGCGTCCGTGGGAATCGTGCGAGGGCGTTAACTGAAAACTCCTTGATCAGCCGGTCGCCTTTAGGACGCCCGCTGCAATCCCCCGCAAAGGCTCACTTTCCGGCCCCCGCTTGAATGAGCAGACGCAACTAACCGTCTTTTGCCGCCATGTGCCCGCCACCCCGCAAACCCGGTCTTCAACGCGGCTCGCAGCGCTACACGGCAGCTCATGTGCCCGGCACATGTCTGCCGCCTGTTCTGCTACATTCTGGGATGAGCGACACCAGGTTAAAAGTTCGCCGCGGGATTCGGGAGATAAGCATGGACGTGATTGAGTTGATGCCAGATGTGGCAGCGGACCGACGCGAAATTTCATTTCGCCTGTCAGGTCAATGCGAGGTTGCCTGTGCCATCACGCGGGAAGCGCTCGAAGCTCAATTCTGGTTACCCGCCGGGGCCGACCAGGTCCGCATGCTCAAGGCCTTTGCTGACGGACGGCGCCGCATTATCGCGGTCGCCGAAAGAAAAGTCCGTCTGCATCCGGGCGAACGGGTCAGGCTCATCGCCGACGATTTCCTGATCAAACGTTGAGTCGCCGGCGGCCGCCCACCGGCCGATAGTGGCGCAGGAACCGGCTCCGGGCCGTCATCGCCCGGGGCGCCGCCTGCGTTACCAGTCTATCCGGTGCTTCTCATCGGTCTCCGTAGACCGCAATAAATCTGTCAACACCCGGGTGTAGATGCGGCGCGGCAAAGCGTGAGCGCGGTGACACTTTTATATACCGTTGGATGAGAGTGAACCAAACCGTGGGAGGTCAGTTCACGCCGCTCGGCGCACACTCGGCGAGTTTGTAGCTGCAGAAGTCGTGGTCAACACGGCGAGTTTCTCAACCGACAATTCTTTGTTGAGAACAGCTACTCTGACCTGTGCCAGGCAGTGCGCTCCCTCGTCCGTCCATCGCATTTGTTGCTTCTTCGCCATGCGATGGCTGACCACCAGGTTCACCGCAGACTCGGCAATGCTGCTACTGATCGGTAGTCCCTTGTGATAACGCATGCCATAGTTCACGAGCGTACCGGCGTTATTCTCGATGTAGAAGTACAGGCGGCGCAGGTTCCAGTACAACGTCGAGTACTCGTAGCCTTCCTTCGCCGACAGCGTGGCATCCATGGCCTTGATGCGGGACACCGATTGCCGGCCCTTTCCATG
Proteins encoded in this window:
- a CDS encoding DUF1488 family protein, translating into MDVIELMPDVAADRREISFRLSGQCEVACAITREALEAQFWLPAGADQVRMLKAFADGRRRIIAVAERKVRLHPGERVRLIADDFLIKR
- the phaP gene encoding TIGR01841 family phasin (Members of this family are phasins (small proteins associated with inclusions such as PHA granules). Note that several different families of phasins have been named PhaP despite very little sequence similarity to each other.), with translation MNLSTPEQIAASQKPSLDTAYGLATNAVVGIERLAELNLKTIQSTLAETQQNALKAFSVKDPQEWLGLQAAPVAPTAEKVQSYSRQLFEIVSATQGEFAQVVQTQYEAYNRRVQTLVEGVARSAPAGSEAAIAGWKSAIGAAHALVETLQKTSRQAVQVAESTFDAVATAASKTARRTAEQASAGARR